From Myxococcota bacterium, one genomic window encodes:
- a CDS encoding ABC transporter ATP-binding protein, whose protein sequence is MNTVVETKALTVQFGDFKAVQGISFAVEKGEIFGFLGANGAGKTTTIRVLCGLLTPTSGEAEVFGKKVTESNFEYIKSKVGYMSQKFTLYNDLTVEENLSFAADLRKIPKGVYLKQKKSLLELISFEKPLNTFVVDLPGGMKQKVSLAASMVHDPEIIFLDEPTAGVSPTSRALFWDLIRQLAKNGKTIFVTSHYMDEVEQCHRIALMKDGEIIALDTPDTLRTIAFPGWQGKRPSLEDVFISLVKGNKK, encoded by the coding sequence ATGAATACAGTTGTCGAGACTAAAGCACTGACGGTTCAATTCGGCGATTTCAAAGCCGTTCAAGGAATTTCCTTTGCAGTCGAAAAAGGCGAGATTTTTGGCTTTTTAGGCGCCAACGGCGCGGGCAAAACCACCACCATTCGAGTATTATGCGGCTTATTAACACCAACCAGCGGTGAAGCAGAAGTCTTTGGCAAAAAAGTGACCGAAAGCAACTTTGAGTACATCAAAAGCAAAGTTGGCTACATGTCGCAGAAATTCACGCTGTATAACGATTTGACGGTTGAGGAGAATCTGTCGTTTGCCGCAGACCTACGTAAAATCCCCAAAGGTGTTTATCTAAAGCAAAAAAAATCGCTTTTGGAGCTCATCTCGTTCGAAAAGCCACTAAACACGTTCGTTGTCGACTTGCCAGGCGGCATGAAACAGAAAGTCTCGCTTGCAGCCTCCATGGTGCACGATCCCGAGATTATCTTTCTGGATGAGCCAACAGCAGGTGTAAGTCCAACTTCCAGGGCGCTCTTTTGGGACTTAATTCGCCAGCTAGCCAAAAACGGCAAGACCATCTTTGTTACATCACATTACATGGACGAAGTGGAGCAATGCCATCGCATCGCTTTGATGAAAGATGGCGAAATTATCGCGCTGGATACGCCTGACACCTTAAGAACCATCGCATTTCCTGGCTGGCAGGGCAAAAGGCCGTCTTTGGAAGATGTGTTTATTTCGTTGGTGAAGGGAAACAAAAAATGA
- a CDS encoding ABC transporter ATP-binding protein, with product MTEVPAISIEVAGLSKKLRETQALRDITLKFESGVMHGIIGPEGAGKTTLLRHLVGLLHANQGEVCYFQNGQKAPFAHIRDHIAYMPQQQSLYADLSISEHLNFFRELYAIEHQDYQKRREELLHITQLTRFVDRPAGKLSGGMYKKLGLICALLRSPWAVLLDEPTNGVDPISRQEFWELLTAFNQRGVLILITTAYMDEAERCSKAHVLDNGRVIAQGSPKEILQKEGVEGFGALFIKYESA from the coding sequence ATGACTGAGGTTCCCGCCATTTCGATTGAGGTTGCTGGCCTTTCGAAAAAGCTACGAGAGACTCAAGCTTTACGAGATATCACCTTAAAGTTCGAGTCAGGTGTCATGCACGGCATCATTGGTCCCGAAGGTGCAGGTAAAACTACTTTGCTGCGGCATTTGGTGGGGCTTCTACATGCCAACCAGGGCGAGGTTTGCTACTTTCAAAATGGTCAAAAAGCGCCTTTCGCTCATATTCGCGACCACATCGCCTACATGCCCCAGCAGCAAAGTTTGTACGCCGACTTATCAATTTCCGAGCACCTAAACTTCTTTAGGGAGCTTTATGCCATCGAACATCAGGACTATCAAAAAAGGCGTGAAGAACTCCTGCATATAACGCAGCTTACCCGCTTTGTAGACAGGCCAGCGGGCAAGCTTTCCGGTGGCATGTACAAAAAGCTTGGCCTAATCTGTGCGCTACTGAGATCCCCCTGGGCAGTTTTGCTCGACGAGCCCACCAATGGTGTAGATCCCATTAGCCGTCAAGAATTTTGGGAGTTACTTACGGCGTTTAATCAACGAGGCGTGCTGATTTTGATTACCACGGCCTACATGGATGAAGCAGAACGTTGCAGCAAAGCGCATGTTTTAGATAACGGCCGCGTGATTGCCCAGGGCAGCCCAAAAGAAATCTTACAAAAAGAAGGCGTTGAAGGCTTTGGCGCTCTCTTCATCAAATATGAGTCCGCATGA
- a CDS encoding efflux RND transporter periplasmic adaptor subunit, with translation MSKKIVVFALILIGAITALALKLTVFKQEFTFAGTIEATKVDISSRVTSVIAKMNVQAGDDITQGQALLSLTCEDISLKARLAESNFKRAQNLFAQGSSSKEAYDLSLNNRDEASLMRSWCQITAPLTGTVLAKYHEPGEMVTPGIKLLTLANLAELYTYIYVPQPDVAKLKLGQKIIGHLPELDMKPFEGKIIEISEQAEFTPKNVQTREERQRLVYAVKVLFANAAKTLKPGMTVEVRQDYD, from the coding sequence GTGAGTAAAAAAATCGTCGTATTTGCCTTAATTCTTATCGGAGCCATCACGGCCTTAGCGCTGAAGCTAACCGTTTTCAAACAGGAATTTACTTTCGCTGGCACCATCGAAGCGACCAAAGTGGATATCTCCTCGCGCGTTACTTCCGTCATAGCCAAAATGAATGTCCAAGCAGGCGATGACATCACACAGGGTCAAGCTTTATTAAGCCTAACCTGCGAAGACATCTCGCTCAAAGCTAGATTGGCGGAGTCCAATTTCAAGAGAGCACAAAACCTATTTGCCCAAGGCTCATCGTCCAAGGAAGCTTACGATTTAAGCCTCAACAACCGCGATGAGGCATCTTTGATGAGAAGCTGGTGTCAAATCACTGCCCCACTCACCGGAACGGTGCTGGCCAAATATCATGAGCCAGGCGAAATGGTGACCCCAGGGATTAAGTTGTTAACCTTGGCCAATTTAGCCGAGCTGTATACCTATATCTACGTGCCGCAGCCAGATGTCGCCAAGCTTAAGTTGGGTCAAAAAATCATCGGCCACCTACCTGAACTGGATATGAAACCATTTGAAGGCAAGATTATCGAAATCAGCGAACAAGCTGAATTTACCCCGAAAAACGTCCAGACACGCGAAGAAAGGCAGCGCCTGGTTTACGCGGTTAAAGTGCTATTTGCCAACGCAGCAAAAACGTTAAAGCCCGGTATGACGGTTGAAGTGAGACAGGATTATGACTGA
- a CDS encoding TolC family protein encodes MKLVSLLFMAAAFTRPAWSESLNEALERANSFSPALKALSTNVEAARLSQKASFTRLLPTLSLEGNYFYQTNVPTIKMPGLGSFSAGAHHNYTIGPVLRYTLFDGLAARKNYQGADLTALSKIESLKSSKRELQLAVQLAYFKSQLALKSIQATGDVLKLAQAQSRDIDLRLNAGASSKLDQYSARRNVMTYQLKYEQSQAALQTTLRDLAALLGNVTTDKLTLEPQEQTLSRMLADTKPVPPDAEQPAIKSIMLSLKASELSVSASKGSLWPKIDLLAKSQWLYPNLIVPAQAWNNVFMVNLYLPLWLGDSNWNTSQQRAREASAIRYQKDQKLLDLLRDYQKALDLVQSLKLQQETNAQLIEQTQQIAKLTFQSYKAGSSKYLDVETSNTRLLEAQLGAAQTDEQLLAQLATLQYLSSPGETARE; translated from the coding sequence ATGAAACTCGTTTCTCTCTTATTCATGGCGGCTGCGTTCACGCGTCCAGCTTGGTCTGAATCCTTGAATGAAGCTCTTGAAAGAGCAAACTCGTTCTCGCCCGCCCTAAAAGCGCTTTCGACTAATGTTGAGGCCGCGCGGCTTTCGCAAAAGGCATCTTTTACAAGGCTATTGCCCACCTTATCGCTTGAAGGAAATTACTTTTATCAAACCAATGTGCCGACCATCAAAATGCCTGGGCTTGGTTCCTTCAGCGCTGGTGCTCATCACAATTACACCATCGGACCAGTATTAAGGTACACGCTATTCGATGGCCTTGCGGCCCGTAAAAACTACCAAGGCGCTGATTTGACCGCCTTAAGCAAGATAGAAAGCCTGAAATCATCTAAGCGAGAACTGCAGCTGGCAGTTCAACTGGCCTATTTCAAATCGCAGCTCGCTTTAAAAAGCATACAGGCGACCGGGGACGTCCTAAAGCTCGCCCAAGCTCAAAGTCGAGACATCGACCTCAGACTGAACGCAGGGGCATCGAGCAAACTTGACCAATATTCGGCCCGCAGAAATGTGATGACCTACCAGCTTAAATACGAGCAAAGCCAAGCCGCTCTACAAACGACGCTGAGAGACTTGGCTGCGCTTTTAGGCAATGTGACAACCGACAAGTTAACCCTTGAACCCCAAGAGCAGACTTTAAGCCGCATGTTGGCAGATACCAAGCCCGTGCCACCAGACGCAGAGCAACCAGCCATCAAATCCATCATGCTATCGCTCAAAGCATCCGAGTTATCTGTTTCAGCATCCAAAGGCAGCTTGTGGCCCAAAATAGACCTCCTGGCGAAAAGCCAGTGGCTGTATCCGAACTTAATCGTGCCGGCTCAGGCCTGGAACAATGTATTCATGGTGAACCTGTATTTGCCGCTATGGCTTGGAGATAGCAATTGGAACACGAGCCAGCAAAGAGCACGCGAAGCTTCAGCCATTCGCTATCAAAAAGATCAAAAGCTACTCGATTTATTGAGGGACTATCAAAAAGCGCTGGATCTGGTTCAAAGTCTCAAACTTCAGCAAGAAACTAACGCCCAGCTCATCGAACAAACACAGCAAATCGCCAAACTTACCTTTCAATCTTATAAGGCCGGCAGTTCTAAATATCTCGATGTCGAAACCAGTAACACCAGACTTTTAGAAGCTCAGCTTGGCGCTGCCCAAACGGACGAACAACTATTAGCGCAACTTGCAACCCTTCAATATCTTTCATCGCCAGGAGAAACGGCCCGTGAGTAA
- the ndhC gene encoding NADH-quinone oxidoreductase subunit A, which translates to MVWIFVGGVLFVVLSMLGGYFLGPQSMKKATKVPYESGIVSTGSARVRFPVHFYLIAVLFVIFDLESIFIYAWSVSIRELGWRGFGQISVFIGVLLIALVYLIRQGALDIGPKLRKPEGDARDI; encoded by the coding sequence ATGGTTTGGATTTTTGTCGGCGGCGTTTTGTTCGTTGTCCTAAGCATGCTGGGAGGCTACTTTTTAGGTCCTCAAAGTATGAAAAAGGCCACCAAAGTGCCTTACGAATCTGGGATTGTCAGTACTGGATCTGCACGCGTGCGTTTTCCAGTGCACTTTTATTTGATAGCGGTTTTATTTGTTATCTTCGATCTCGAGTCCATTTTTATTTATGCTTGGAGCGTCTCGATCCGAGAGTTGGGCTGGCGCGGATTCGGGCAAATATCGGTTTTTATCGGGGTGCTGTTAATTGCCCTCGTTTACTTAATTCGCCAAGGGGCGCTGGATATCGGGCCTAAGTTGCGAAAGCCTGAAGGGGATGCCCGTGACATCTGA
- the nuoC gene encoding NADH-quinone oxidoreductase subunit C/D, giving the protein MNLIDSENLLETAKGFDMLYDITAIDETMRKGPREHAGDFTLVYYFLSLKTAEFTQVKVPVLNALSVIPSLTAVFKNANWYEREVFDMFGLQFSGHPDLRRILMPEYWSGHPLLKTHPARATEMGPYTLPNDKQDYLQSVMRYKPADQGGEYLYLNLGPQHPGTHGVLRLILKMEGETILECIPDIGYHHRGAEKMGERQTWHTYIPYTDRVDYLSGVLNNLAYLLSVEQLAGLVVPPRAQVIRVMLCELFRIISHLVWYGTFVQDIGAMSPVFYMFSDREKALQIIEGITGGRMHPSWFRIGGVAHDLPEGWEAAMQGFLDYLPKRLDEYDSLVMKNPIFKARTVGVGAYSQKEAISWGVTGAGLRATGLAFDLRKAKPYSGYENFDFEIPTAQNGDCYDRALVRIEEMRQSLRIIKQCMNNMPSGAYKSDHPLTTPPNKDRTLVHIETLINHFLNATWGPVMPAGDSFHAIENAKGINSYYLVSDGGTHSYRTRIRTPSFPHMQMLPLLAEGSTISDLMAVLGSIDFVLADLDR; this is encoded by the coding sequence ATGAACCTAATCGATTCTGAAAATTTGCTCGAAACCGCCAAAGGTTTCGATATGCTTTACGATATTACAGCGATCGATGAGACCATGCGCAAAGGCCCTAGGGAGCATGCGGGCGATTTCACGCTGGTCTATTACTTTTTGTCGTTAAAGACCGCTGAGTTTACGCAAGTTAAAGTTCCGGTTCTAAATGCCTTGAGCGTCATTCCATCTTTGACAGCCGTGTTTAAAAACGCGAACTGGTATGAACGCGAAGTGTTCGACATGTTTGGCCTGCAGTTTTCGGGGCATCCTGATTTAAGGCGTATTTTGATGCCAGAATACTGGAGTGGCCACCCGCTTTTAAAAACGCACCCGGCACGTGCCACAGAAATGGGCCCCTACACGCTGCCTAATGACAAGCAAGATTATTTGCAGAGCGTCATGCGTTATAAACCTGCCGATCAAGGTGGCGAGTACCTCTACTTAAATCTAGGCCCTCAGCATCCTGGCACACATGGTGTGCTCCGCTTGATTTTAAAGATGGAAGGCGAAACCATCCTGGAATGCATCCCTGACATCGGCTACCATCATCGCGGCGCGGAAAAAATGGGTGAGCGCCAGACCTGGCACACCTATATTCCGTACACGGACCGCGTGGATTATTTAAGCGGCGTTTTGAACAATCTGGCGTATTTACTATCGGTTGAGCAGTTGGCTGGCCTTGTAGTTCCGCCGCGTGCACAAGTGATTCGAGTTATGCTCTGCGAGCTCTTTAGAATCATCAGCCACCTGGTCTGGTACGGCACCTTCGTTCAAGACATCGGCGCAATGTCGCCCGTTTTCTACATGTTCAGCGACCGGGAAAAGGCCTTGCAAATCATTGAAGGTATCACAGGCGGGCGGATGCACCCGAGCTGGTTTAGAATCGGCGGCGTGGCGCATGATTTACCCGAAGGCTGGGAAGCTGCCATGCAAGGCTTCTTAGATTACTTGCCTAAACGCTTAGATGAATACGATAGCTTGGTGATGAAAAACCCCATTTTCAAAGCCAGAACCGTAGGCGTTGGAGCTTATAGCCAAAAAGAGGCTATCAGCTGGGGTGTCACAGGCGCTGGACTGAGAGCGACCGGACTTGCTTTCGATTTACGCAAAGCAAAACCCTATTCAGGCTACGAAAACTTCGATTTCGAAATTCCAACCGCTCAAAACGGCGATTGCTATGACAGGGCATTGGTCCGCATAGAAGAAATGCGTCAAAGTCTGCGGATCATCAAACAATGTATGAACAACATGCCATCCGGCGCTTATAAATCAGACCACCCTTTGACTACGCCGCCTAATAAAGATCGAACATTGGTTCACATTGAGACCTTAATTAACCACTTCCTCAACGCAACCTGGGGCCCGGTAATGCCAGCAGGGGATTCTTTCCATGCCATTGAAAATGCTAAGGGCATTAACTCATATTATTTGGTAAGCGATGGCGGTACGCACTCCTACCGAACGCGCATCAGAACGCCATCTTTCCCGCATATGCAAATGTTACCTCTGCTTGCAGAAGGCAGCACCATTTCAGACTTAATGGCAGTATTGGGAAGCATCGATTTTGTGTTGGCGGATTTGGATAGATGA
- a CDS encoding efflux RND transporter periplasmic adaptor subunit has product MKSTYKKALIGIGGLAVIALAAIGFSLNSHPSKSEEPTHQASVQVSKNGAEIIFTEHHPGLEQFKIETVTKQSSVLRIKAPAQVVASFQNQGILFSQPEASSLYSEYLQSLANFEKSQKNEARSNEMFKYQAATAKDLGEAKTEALNARSIKSDLEARLKSLGLDPIELKKEKSGKIWLLAEVPENQLHEVEKGEEVKTTLISYPGQTFLGHVAAIGEVIDPGTRTVKVRVTLDGAKDLLKPGMFAECDFGVPEQDAIVLPSTAIVTVEEKNFIFVKKSDHQFERRPVSIANSTEQASVISSGLAPGEQVVTTGAIFLKGLSFGY; this is encoded by the coding sequence ATGAAATCAACCTATAAAAAAGCTCTTATTGGCATAGGCGGTCTGGCCGTTATCGCACTTGCTGCTATCGGCTTCAGTCTCAACTCTCACCCATCAAAATCGGAAGAGCCTACACACCAGGCCTCAGTGCAAGTTTCCAAAAATGGCGCAGAGATTATTTTCACCGAGCATCACCCAGGCCTTGAGCAGTTTAAAATCGAAACGGTCACCAAACAAAGCTCTGTCTTGCGCATCAAAGCACCTGCACAAGTGGTCGCTTCCTTTCAAAATCAAGGCATCCTATTTTCGCAGCCCGAAGCAAGTTCTCTGTATTCTGAATATTTGCAAAGCCTAGCCAACTTCGAAAAGTCGCAAAAAAACGAGGCGCGTTCAAACGAAATGTTTAAGTATCAAGCAGCCACAGCAAAAGATCTGGGCGAAGCCAAAACAGAAGCCTTAAACGCCAGATCCATCAAATCTGACTTAGAAGCCCGTCTAAAATCATTAGGCCTTGATCCAATCGAACTTAAAAAAGAAAAAAGCGGCAAGATTTGGCTGCTCGCTGAAGTCCCAGAAAACCAACTGCACGAAGTCGAAAAAGGCGAAGAGGTCAAAACCACCCTGATTTCCTACCCCGGACAAACTTTCCTGGGCCACGTGGCCGCCATCGGTGAAGTCATTGATCCCGGCACAAGAACGGTCAAAGTACGCGTGACTTTAGATGGTGCGAAAGACTTGCTCAAACCAGGCATGTTCGCCGAATGCGATTTCGGCGTACCTGAGCAAGACGCCATCGTCCTGCCCTCCACCGCCATTGTTACGGTGGAAGAAAAGAACTTCATTTTCGTTAAAAAATCTGACCACCAATTCGAACGCCGCCCAGTCTCTATCGCTAATTCCACCGAACAAGCCAGCGTCATCTCCAGCGGATTGGCGCCTGGGGAACAAGTGGTAACAACCGGCGCGATCTTCTTAAAGGGCCTAAGCTTCGGATATTAG
- a CDS encoding TolC family protein, translating to MRVFLVLTLICSSILADQISLSEAERLFRENNLEIQAQNLEFQASKELIRHERTWSNPNFAIQESVNPLIDWDKSEINNQFQLSQLFVLGKRKKRVGMAKASAQMAELAIKETERTLKFELRRSFFSLYYLNQNKIFYEKSIASLQQTTLTAEHLFEKRLLLLSEVMRLRALLLILESEYLDLLHELTEEQATFLILIGAKNMSVDSVVPAFDSGLLYQVDLKADTQSLVQKAMSTRPDFQTSQVQVKQEALNLSLQKSIWIPDLTLQASYQQQGNSVPNYFGLQLSFDLPLWNQNRALVKNSQNLLAAKQKREEQFQLSVFRDVQVAIEKAKQSSKLLQRTKLDHIHQYDELVKNMTLNYQRGNVSIIAFADFYESYRDSVVKMNQTLMNCAIAFEELNFVVGSDEINL from the coding sequence ATGAGAGTCTTTTTAGTACTAACCTTAATTTGTTCAAGCATATTGGCTGACCAGATTTCGCTTAGCGAAGCTGAGCGGCTTTTTAGGGAAAACAACTTAGAAATCCAGGCCCAAAATTTAGAATTCCAAGCTTCCAAGGAGCTTATTCGCCACGAACGAACTTGGTCAAACCCCAACTTTGCCATTCAAGAAAGCGTCAACCCACTGATTGATTGGGACAAGTCGGAGATTAACAATCAATTTCAACTGTCCCAGCTTTTCGTCTTAGGAAAACGGAAAAAACGTGTTGGCATGGCAAAAGCTTCAGCACAAATGGCTGAACTGGCTATCAAAGAAACGGAGAGAACGCTTAAGTTTGAACTCAGACGCTCATTCTTTTCGCTCTATTACTTGAATCAAAATAAGATTTTCTACGAAAAGAGCATCGCTTCGCTGCAACAAACCACACTCACGGCAGAACATCTTTTTGAAAAACGGTTGTTACTATTGTCAGAGGTTATGCGGCTGCGCGCCTTGCTCTTAATACTCGAAAGTGAATATCTGGACCTATTACATGAACTAACTGAAGAACAAGCTACTTTCCTTATACTTATCGGCGCCAAGAACATGAGCGTTGATTCAGTGGTTCCGGCTTTTGACAGCGGCCTGCTTTACCAAGTCGACTTAAAAGCTGATACGCAGTCCCTCGTTCAAAAAGCGATGAGCACAAGGCCAGATTTTCAAACTTCCCAGGTTCAAGTTAAACAAGAAGCGTTAAACCTATCCCTTCAAAAATCCATCTGGATTCCGGATCTGACGCTGCAAGCATCATATCAACAGCAGGGAAACTCGGTCCCCAATTATTTTGGGCTGCAACTTTCTTTTGATCTCCCACTGTGGAACCAAAATCGTGCCTTGGTGAAAAACTCCCAAAACTTGCTGGCGGCCAAGCAAAAACGGGAAGAACAGTTTCAGCTCAGCGTTTTCAGAGATGTGCAAGTTGCCATTGAAAAGGCCAAGCAAAGCTCGAAATTACTGCAACGAACTAAACTGGATCACATTCACCAGTACGATGAGCTGGTTAAGAACATGACTTTGAACTACCAACGCGGCAACGTCAGCATCATTGCTTTTGCCGATTTCTACGAAAGCTATCGCGACAGCGTGGTGAAGATGAACCAAACTCTGATGAACTGCGCTATAGCATTTGAAGAATTAAACTTCGTGGTGGGAAGCGATGAAATCAACCTATAA